The Chrysemys picta bellii isolate R12L10 chromosome 10, ASM1138683v2, whole genome shotgun sequence genome segment gtgctttccgagctgcgatccaaaagacggaatgcaaagatctacgagaagatctctaaagacatggcagagagaggatacagccgggatgcaacgcagtgccgcgtgaaaatcaaggagctgagacaaggctaccagaagaccaaagaggcaaacggatgctccggatcccatccccagacatcccgtttctacgaggcactgcattccatcctcggtgcggccgccaccactaccccgccagtgaccgtggactctgaggatgggatagtgtccacggccggttcctcggacatgttaggggacggggaagatgaggaaggagatgaggagggcgaggcagtcggcagcgctcacaacgctgatttccccgacagccaggatctcttcatcacccttacagagatcccctacgaagcgtccccagccgttaccccggacacagaatctggtgaaggatcagccagtaagtgttgtaaacatctaaacatttatttttaacaaaacaggaatattaacaattaaaagaatgggttgttcatgattagtgtgccctaggcgcttaacggtttagtcatgggcagtgcaagttttgaaaaaaaatctagcaatgtccggttttcagtgattgtcctgcacaagccgctctactgtttattccctgctactgcagctacagtaaaatgcggtctatatgtccggggatagagcagtaatcctcctgggacatctcgatgaagctctcctggaggtaatttgaaagccgttgcatgaggttcctggggagagcggccttattgggtcctccgaagtacgacacgttgccgcgccacgagactatcaagtactcgggaatcattgctctgcatagcagggcggcatacggccctggtctttggaggctttcccggagcattctctgtctgtcgctctcagagatcctcatcagggtgatgtcgcccatggtgacctgcttttaattaggtaggggaatgttagtgttgggactgctttcccgttcctttacagaactgtaaccgctggtttgtagccacgcggtggaggcgggagaggggcagccgaaagggatcgttcccggggacagccgcgagggggtgggacaggggcagagttcccgcttgccggattgctggctgcaggaactgacatagctttaaatgtgaaatgaggccagtggtaatctaaaagttttaaactgccacaagtgtacggcttaccatgtctgcctgcaacagaaattccgttgtgctgccccgcttctcaaatgtgctgtgcaagaccccaggcactgaatgcgaaggccgagaattcgaccttgtgctgagtgcgcatgtgataggtgctgtgcatggtcttgttcacagagaaagactatgttctttgttcacaactacatttttctttctgaggaattcactccctttttcccatttccacagccccatctgcgactgtctcacaacctagcctggaatcacactcccagaggctagcgcggattaggcgtaggaagaagaggacacgggaggacatgttctctgagcttatgtcctgttcccaagcccaggcagcacagcagacccagtggcgggagaacttgacccgaatgcaccaagccaacatggatcgggaggagaggtggcggcaggaagaccagcaggcgactcaaacgctgcttggactactgagggagcaaacggacacgctccggcgccttgtggatgttctgcaggaacggaggcaggaggacagagccccgctgcagtccatctctaaccgccctcccctgccaccaagtcccatacccacctcacccaaagtgcaaagaaggagaggcggcagagtccctgctaagtctcactccacccctgcagagagctctagtagcagaaggctctcatttcccaaaatttgaaaagttctttccttcccgcctgacacaagcccccgtccaagtttcacctcccaatgccatgtgtagttgataataaaaaatacgtttctgttaactactgtttcaatcatgttcttttggaggaggatgggaaagggggttggtaattggacaggacagtcacctttggcagggtacatagtcgggggcaggcacagcagcagggcacatacacagtgcagtgatgcagtgactagttaccctggttactctgggaggttgttttcatgttatgtggtggggggtgggttgctttgtgactttgtggcaggggagggcagttacagatcttaagcggcggtccttaggcaggatcacagagccacacagcaggggatctgtaaccgtcctccccctgccacaaagtcacatagaccccccatacacacagtcccgatcaggaggggtgacaggctccgttgaaacaaccatcccaccgcagcggagcctgtcaatccttgagtttagaagctgcattcgcgtcactacactacacccgctccgcaccacagtctgcgtcccagttttaaaaaattcccgcgaaaacagtattaaagaaaacggtgtgctttaacaaagtagaactatttttatttcgaaacgtgtgttggaaggggggtgaagggggtatgt includes the following:
- the LOC135973936 gene encoding uncharacterized protein LOC135973936 — encoded protein: MQSSPAVMAVQSVNRKRAPAWTDREVLDLIAVWGDESVLSELRSKRRNAKIYEKISKDMAERGYSRDATQCRVKIKELRQGYQKTKEANGCSGSHPQTSRFYEALHSILGAAATTTPPVTVDSEDGIVSTAGSSDMLGDGEDEEGDEEGEAVGSAHNADFPDSQDLFITLTEIPYEASPAVTPDTESGEGSATPSATVSQPSLESHSQRLARIRRRKKRTREDMFSELMSCSQAQAAQQTQWRENLTRMHQANMDREERWRQEDQQATQTLLGLLREQTDTLRRLVDVLQERRQEDRAPLQSISNRPPLPPSPIPTSPKVQRRRGGRVPAKSHSTPAESSSSRRLSFPKI